One Actinomyces marmotae DNA window includes the following coding sequences:
- a CDS encoding S-ribosylhomocysteine lyase, with protein sequence MNVESFNLDHRRVRAPYVRIADRKELPGGDTLIKYDVRFCQPNVEHLEMKAVHSIEHLSAELMRDHTDRLIDFSPMGCQTGFYALMLGVETEEFLGLLEATMRGILAATEVPAANEVQCGWGANHSLEQAQDAARAFLARREEWETVLPS encoded by the coding sequence ATGAACGTGGAGTCCTTCAACCTGGACCATCGGAGGGTGCGGGCCCCCTACGTCCGTATCGCCGACCGCAAGGAGCTGCCGGGCGGGGACACCCTCATCAAGTACGACGTCCGCTTCTGCCAGCCCAACGTGGAGCACCTGGAGATGAAGGCGGTCCACTCCATCGAGCACCTGAGCGCCGAGCTCATGCGCGACCACACCGACCGGCTCATCGACTTCTCCCCCATGGGATGCCAGACGGGCTTCTACGCGCTCATGCTGGGCGTTGAGACCGAGGAGTTCCTGGGGCTCCTGGAGGCGACGATGCGCGGCATCCTCGCGGCCACCGAGGTGCCGGCGGCGAATGAGGTCCAGTGCGGCTGGGGCGCGAACCACTCGCTGGAACAGGCCCAGGACGCCGCACGAGCCTTCCTGGCCAGGCGCGAGGAGTGGGAGACCGTCCTCCCCTCCTGA